The proteins below come from a single Aptenodytes patagonicus chromosome 2, bAptPat1.pri.cur, whole genome shotgun sequence genomic window:
- the NQO2 gene encoding ribosyldihydronicotinamide dehydrogenase [quinone] isoform X1, whose amino-acid sequence MAGRKVLIVYAHQEPKSLNGSLKRVAVEELSKQGCSVTVSDLYAMQFEPRATRNDIVGCLHNSEEFNYGVETWEAYKRGGLSSDLIEEQKKVQEADLLIFQFPLYWFSMPAIMKGWMDRVLVQGFAHEFPNCYDSGLLKNKLALFSFTTGGSREMYAKGGISGDIRYLLWPMQHGIMHFCGVKVLAPHICFAPEYVSEEKRKEMLTAWAQRLKTLWKEEPINCSPEWYFK is encoded by the exons ATGGCAG GGAGAAAAGTCCTGATAGTCTATGCACATCAAGAGCCCAAGTCCTTGAACGGATCTTTGAAGAGGGTTGCTGTAGAAGAATTGAGCAAGCAGGGCTGCAGTGTCACAGTGTCTGATTTATATGCCATGCAGTTCGAGCCAAGAGCAACAAGAAATGACATTGTTG GTTGCTTGCATAACTCAGAAGAGTTCAATTACGGCGTGGAGACATGGGAAGCTTACAAAAGAGGAGGTTTGTCCAGTGACCTGATTGAAGAGCAAAAGAAGGTGCAGGAAGCAGACTTACTGATTTTTCAg TTTCCCTTATATTGGTTCAGCATGCCAGCAATCATGAAGGGCTGGATGGACAGAGTCTTGGTCCAAGGATTTGCTCACGAATTTCCAAACTGTTACGATTCTGGTTTGCTCAAG AACAAATTAGCCCTGTTTTCTTTCACCACTGGAGGAAGCAGAGAGATGTATGCAAAAGGAGGTATCAGTGGTGATATTCGCTATCTCCTGTGGCCCATGCAG CATGGAATCATGCACTTTTGTGGTGTCAAAGTCCTTGCACCTCACATCTGCTTCGCTCCGGAGTATGTCtctgaggagaagaggaaggagatgcTGACTGCCTGGGCCCAGCGTCTGAAGACTCTTTGGAAGGAAGAACCCATAAACTGCTCTCCTGAGTGGTATTTCAAGTAA
- the NQO2 gene encoding ribosyldihydronicotinamide dehydrogenase [quinone] isoform X2: MAGRKVLIVYAHQEPKSLNGSLKRVAVEELSKQGCSVTVSDLYAMQFEPRATRNDIVGCLHNSEEFNYGVETWEAYKRGGLSSDLIEEQKKFPLYWFSMPAIMKGWMDRVLVQGFAHEFPNCYDSGLLKNKLALFSFTTGGSREMYAKGGISGDIRYLLWPMQHGIMHFCGVKVLAPHICFAPEYVSEEKRKEMLTAWAQRLKTLWKEEPINCSPEWYFK, encoded by the exons ATGGCAG GGAGAAAAGTCCTGATAGTCTATGCACATCAAGAGCCCAAGTCCTTGAACGGATCTTTGAAGAGGGTTGCTGTAGAAGAATTGAGCAAGCAGGGCTGCAGTGTCACAGTGTCTGATTTATATGCCATGCAGTTCGAGCCAAGAGCAACAAGAAATGACATTGTTG GTTGCTTGCATAACTCAGAAGAGTTCAATTACGGCGTGGAGACATGGGAAGCTTACAAAAGAGGAGGTTTGTCCAGTGACCTGATTGAAGAGCAAAAGAAG TTTCCCTTATATTGGTTCAGCATGCCAGCAATCATGAAGGGCTGGATGGACAGAGTCTTGGTCCAAGGATTTGCTCACGAATTTCCAAACTGTTACGATTCTGGTTTGCTCAAG AACAAATTAGCCCTGTTTTCTTTCACCACTGGAGGAAGCAGAGAGATGTATGCAAAAGGAGGTATCAGTGGTGATATTCGCTATCTCCTGTGGCCCATGCAG CATGGAATCATGCACTTTTGTGGTGTCAAAGTCCTTGCACCTCACATCTGCTTCGCTCCGGAGTATGTCtctgaggagaagaggaaggagatgcTGACTGCCTGGGCCCAGCGTCTGAAGACTCTTTGGAAGGAAGAACCCATAAACTGCTCTCCTGAGTGGTATTTCAAGTAA